One genomic region from Deltaproteobacteria bacterium encodes:
- a CDS encoding thiamine phosphate synthase has protein sequence AGAAGVAVIRAILAAPDPGAATRALLGALG, from the coding sequence CGGCGGGTGCGGCCGGCGTGGCCGTCATCCGCGCCATCCTCGCCGCGCCGGACCCGGGGGCGGCGACGCGCGCGCTCCTGGGGGCGCTGGGTTGA